A region of the Conyzicola lurida genome:
CCAAGGGCGCCATCCTCACCCACGGCAACCTGCGCGCGAACGCGGCGCAGGGCCAGGCCTGGGTGCCGGGCCTCAAGCTCGGCAAGGAGACGTTCTACGGCGTGCTCCCCCTGTTCCACGCCTACGGCCTCACGCTCTGCCTCACCGTCGCCATGAGCATCGGCGCCAAGCTCGTGCTGTTCCCGAAGTTCGACGTGACGATGGTGTTGGATGCGGCCAAGAAGTCGCCCCCGACCTTCCTGCCCGCCGTGCCGCCCATCTACGACGCCCTCACCCGCGTCTCCAAGCGCCGCCGGGCCGGCCTCTCGCACATCCGTTTCGCGATCTCCGGGGCGATGAGCCTCCCGGTCGCGACCGTCGAGCGCTGGGAGGAAGCCAGCGGCGGCCTCCTCGTCGAGGGCTACGGCATGACCGAGACCAGCCCGCTCGCCGTCGGCAACCCGATGGGCCCGAGCCGCCGCCCCGGTACCGTGGGTGTGCCGTTCCCGAGCACCGAGATCCGCGTCGTCGACCCCGAGAACCCCGAGGTCGACCGCCACGAAGGCGAGGCCGGCGAGCTGCTGCTGCGCGGCCCGCAGGTGTTCCAGGGCTACTGGAACCGCCCCGACGAGACCGCCGCCACCCTTCTCGCCGACGGCTGGCTGCGCACCGGCGACATCGTCACGGTCTCCCCCGACGGCTACGTCTCGGTGATCGACCGCATCAAGGAACTCATCATCACCGGCGGCTTCAACGTCTCACCCTCCGAGGTCGAAGAAGTGCTGACGAGCCACCCGGATGTCGACGCCGCCGCCGTGGTCGGAATCCGCCGCGCGAGCGGAACGGAAGACGTCTCCGCCGCCGTCGTCGCCCGCGAGGGCGCGACCCTCGACACCGAGGCGCTGCGCGAGTT
Encoded here:
- a CDS encoding long-chain-fatty-acid--CoA ligase yields the protein MNVYENKPWLSSYAPGVPDEIDEPTESLIDMLDASVKKYGRRTALEFFGAETSYDELAEQVARAAEGLRRLGVTKGDRVAIVLPNCPQHVAAFYAVLRLGAIVIEHNPLYTARELRHQFEDHGATVAIVWDKTHDAVSAFPNDLPLKKIISVDMTTALPLGKRVALRLPIKKARETRASMTATPAARRVFTWEKLIDGPRILRKRPRPSVDDVAVLQYTSGTTGTPKGAILTHGNLRANAAQGQAWVPGLKLGKETFYGVLPLFHAYGLTLCLTVAMSIGAKLVLFPKFDVTMVLDAAKKSPPTFLPAVPPIYDALTRVSKRRRAGLSHIRFAISGAMSLPVATVERWEEASGGLLVEGYGMTETSPLAVGNPMGPSRRPGTVGVPFPSTEIRVVDPENPEVDRHEGEAGELLLRGPQVFQGYWNRPDETAATLLADGWLRTGDIVTVSPDGYVSVIDRIKELIITGGFNVSPSEVEEVLTSHPDVDAAAVVGIRRASGTEDVSAAVVAREGATLDTEALREFARTKLTAYKVPKKIVVLDELPRSLVGKVERRKVRDILVARKD